One window of Nocardia higoensis genomic DNA carries:
- a CDS encoding fatty acyl-AMP ligase: MSGIELFPEILRRRAATRPTGTAYVFLDDHGAEVAVLTYAELERRVRAVAGRLAGAAAPGDRALLVFPPGLDFIVAFFACLSAGVIAVPVIGPRRGRPHHATLGIVADCDPAVVLTVAGLTDADLPSAGALERIAVDEIDPRAEGIGRRPGDPDAIAFLQYTSGSTGSPKGVLVTHRNLISNQEMIRRAFGHDESSTFVAWAPHYHDQGLIGNILQPLYLGSTSVLMAPVSFIRRPLLWLEAISRYRAHTSGGPNFAFDACVAHAARGDVPDLDLSSWAVAFNGAEPIRAETLRRFTETFAAYGFHERALYPCYGLAEATLLVSGSGKGRGPRRFEADGAELGRGRLVSAQPGRGATTLTGSGAPAPGVEVLVVDPVTGHPCAPDRIGEIWVAGAHVAEGYWRNPEATAAVFGARPDTGRRCHEDGRGFGGNGVGGNGGFLRTGDLGQIVDGELFVTGRSKDLIVVRGRNHYPHDLEHTAQAAHPAARAGGGAAFAVAGPDGEQLVIVQEIDRAHPWSAAASAEITAAIRAAVVRDHDLAPRRIVLTVAGALPKTSSGKIMRGAARARHLDAGFPPWIPAAAPAVPTGG, encoded by the coding sequence ATGTCGGGTATCGAGCTGTTCCCCGAGATCCTGCGGCGTCGCGCCGCCACCCGGCCCACCGGCACGGCCTATGTGTTTCTCGATGACCACGGCGCCGAGGTGGCCGTGCTCACCTACGCCGAGCTGGAGCGCCGGGTTCGCGCTGTCGCCGGGCGACTGGCCGGCGCCGCGGCGCCGGGCGACCGGGCGTTACTGGTCTTCCCGCCCGGCCTGGACTTCATCGTCGCGTTCTTCGCCTGCCTGTCCGCCGGGGTGATCGCGGTGCCGGTGATCGGGCCGCGCCGGGGCAGGCCGCATCACGCGACCCTCGGCATCGTCGCGGACTGCGACCCCGCGGTCGTGCTCACCGTGGCCGGGCTCACCGACGCGGACCTGCCGTCCGCGGGCGCCCTGGAACGGATCGCGGTCGACGAGATCGACCCGCGTGCCGAGGGGATCGGCCGACGGCCGGGTGATCCCGACGCGATCGCGTTCCTGCAGTACACTTCCGGGTCGACCGGGTCACCCAAAGGTGTGCTGGTGACCCATCGCAACCTGATCTCGAACCAGGAGATGATCCGGCGCGCGTTCGGTCACGACGAGTCCTCGACGTTCGTCGCCTGGGCACCGCACTACCACGACCAGGGATTGATCGGGAATATCCTGCAACCGCTGTACCTCGGCTCGACCAGTGTGCTGATGGCGCCGGTGAGCTTCATCCGCCGCCCGCTGCTGTGGCTCGAGGCGATCTCGCGCTACCGCGCGCACACCAGCGGCGGTCCCAATTTCGCCTTCGACGCCTGCGTCGCGCACGCCGCGCGCGGCGATGTCCCTGACCTGGATCTGAGCAGCTGGGCAGTGGCGTTCAACGGTGCCGAGCCGATCCGCGCCGAGACACTGCGGCGGTTCACCGAGACGTTCGCTGCCTACGGTTTCCATGAGCGCGCGCTGTATCCCTGCTACGGACTCGCCGAGGCGACACTGCTGGTCAGCGGCAGCGGCAAGGGCAGGGGACCGCGTCGGTTCGAGGCCGACGGCGCCGAGTTGGGAAGGGGCAGGCTGGTTTCGGCGCAGCCGGGGCGCGGCGCCACCACCCTGACCGGCTCGGGCGCCCCCGCGCCCGGCGTCGAGGTACTCGTCGTCGATCCGGTGACCGGCCACCCCTGCGCGCCGGACCGCATCGGCGAGATCTGGGTGGCGGGTGCGCATGTGGCGGAGGGCTATTGGCGCAATCCGGAGGCCACGGCGGCGGTGTTCGGCGCCCGACCGGATACCGGCCGTCGCTGTCACGAGGACGGCCGCGGCTTCGGTGGGAACGGCGTCGGTGGAAACGGCGGGTTCCTGCGGACCGGTGATCTGGGGCAGATCGTGGACGGCGAACTGTTCGTCACCGGCCGGTCCAAGGATCTGATCGTCGTACGCGGTCGCAACCACTATCCGCACGATCTGGAACACACCGCGCAGGCCGCGCACCCGGCGGCCCGCGCGGGCGGTGGCGCCGCGTTCGCCGTCGCGGGGCCCGACGGTGAACAGTTGGTGATCGTGCAGGAGATCGACCGCGCCCACCCGTGGTCGGCCGCCGCGAGCGCGGAGATCACCGCGGCGATCCGCGCAGCGGTGGTGCGCGACCACGACCTCGCGCCCCGCCGGATCGTGCTGACGGTGGCGGGAGCCCTGCCGAAGACCAGCAGCGGCAAGATCATGCGTGGTGCGGCGCGTGCGCGCCATCTCGATGCCGGGTTCCCCCCGTGGATACCGGCGGCGGCGCCCGCCGTGCCGACCGGAGGCTGA
- a CDS encoding acyl carrier protein, producing MNDRTEILRWCRGYLGDALGVDPESIDPTADFDRLGVDSVVAVALLMEIEQRYGVDIPPEELFAEPTLDAVIEYVTGRSEQVA from the coding sequence ATGAACGACAGAACCGAGATCCTGCGATGGTGCCGGGGATACCTCGGCGACGCGCTCGGCGTCGACCCGGAAAGCATCGACCCCACAGCGGATTTCGATCGGCTGGGCGTGGACTCCGTGGTGGCCGTCGCGTTGCTGATGGAGATCGAGCAGCGCTACGGCGTGGATATCCCGCCGGAGGAACTGTTCGCCGAGCCCACCCTGGACGCCGTCATCGAATATGTGACCGGCCGGTCCGAGCAGGTCGCGTGA
- a CDS encoding cytochrome P450, with translation MTGPAPGALARFNPFTDDFRDDPYPMYRSLRAGAPVHRTMGMWVLTRHADVRTVLRDRGFAVDVIPEMLRRQAQRLGVPDIDRIDRLGRTSLVFTGNPEHARLRALVNPVFTASAVARLRPRIVAVAEELTEQTWRDGGGDLVTDFAAVLPVRVLADWLGLPPGLRGHLAGWTHDIRFLLEPGLMTAADFERVRSVVDEFTAALGEVVAQRRARPGDDLVSRLLAARIGGGDRLSEEELACVGIMCFVAGVETTKSLIGNAVLALTTHPAEQERLRARPDLLTSAVSEVLRYDSPLQHTKRRATRDTVLGDQLIRSGDQVLLCLGAANRDPAAFPDPDTFDITRDTAGQLAFGHGLHGCLGAPLAQMQAEIALGCLFGRPERLVAATGRPQWQDHSFIVRGLRNFPVIVESR, from the coding sequence GTGACGGGTCCGGCGCCGGGAGCGTTGGCGCGCTTCAACCCCTTCACCGACGACTTCCGCGACGACCCGTATCCGATGTACCGGAGCCTGCGGGCGGGCGCGCCGGTGCACCGGACGATGGGCATGTGGGTACTCACCCGGCACGCCGACGTGCGAACGGTGCTGCGGGACCGTGGTTTCGCGGTCGACGTGATCCCCGAGATGCTGCGGCGGCAGGCGCAGCGGCTGGGAGTGCCCGATATCGACCGCATCGACCGCCTGGGTCGGACGTCGCTGGTGTTCACCGGCAACCCCGAGCACGCCCGCCTGCGCGCACTGGTCAATCCCGTGTTCACCGCCTCGGCTGTCGCCCGCCTGCGTCCGCGGATCGTCGCGGTCGCCGAAGAATTGACCGAGCAGACCTGGCGCGACGGCGGAGGCGATCTCGTCACCGACTTCGCCGCCGTGCTGCCGGTGCGGGTGCTCGCCGACTGGCTCGGCCTGCCACCCGGCCTGCGCGGTCACCTCGCGGGCTGGACCCACGACATCCGGTTCCTGCTCGAACCCGGTCTGATGACGGCCGCGGATTTCGAGCGGGTGCGCTCGGTGGTCGACGAGTTCACCGCGGCGCTGGGCGAGGTCGTCGCACAGCGTCGCGCCCGGCCGGGGGACGACCTCGTCAGCCGGTTGCTCGCCGCCCGGATCGGTGGCGGCGATCGGCTCAGCGAGGAGGAACTGGCGTGCGTGGGCATCATGTGCTTCGTCGCGGGCGTGGAGACCACCAAGTCGTTGATCGGCAACGCCGTCCTCGCACTGACCACGCATCCGGCGGAACAGGAGCGGCTGCGCGCCCGGCCGGACCTGCTCACCTCCGCGGTGTCGGAGGTACTGCGCTACGACAGTCCGCTGCAGCACACCAAGCGCCGGGCGACCCGTGACACCGTGCTGGGGGATCAGCTGATCCGGTCCGGTGATCAGGTGCTGCTGTGTCTGGGCGCGGCGAACCGGGATCCCGCGGCGTTTCCCGATCCCGACACCTTCGACATCACCCGTGACACCGCGGGTCAGCTGGCCTTCGGCCACGGATTGCACGGCTGCCTCGGCGCGCCGCTGGCGCAGATGCAGGCCGAGATCGCCCTCGGGTGCCTGTTCGGCCGCCCCGAGCGGCTCGTCGCGGCCACCGGCCGGCCGCAATGGCAGGACCACAGCTTCATCGTCCGCGGACTGCGGAACTTCCCCGTCATCGTCGAAAGTCGTTGA
- a CDS encoding class I SAM-dependent methyltransferase, with protein MSGAAPADGSRAVAADTARAADTLRAAAAATAVRHHYDVGNDFYRLWLDPSLTYSCAMPAHADDTLEIAQDRKLRYHLDAVRADRARDVLDIGCGWGGLLRRTSGLGVPRSVGLTLSEEQAAHVRGLDLPGVSVEVRDWLHYETDSRFDGIVSIGAFEHFATPEDSSADKIAVYRRFFGRCRDWLHDDGTLSVQTIAYGNMSPQHASGFIQREVFPNADLPTLAEITAAADGLFEVRTVRNDRLDYAWTCEQWARRLRARRDEAVALVGPEVTERYERYLKLSALGFRMGKICLLRIVLHPYRDGYFVGRRDL; from the coding sequence GTGAGCGGCGCCGCCCCGGCCGACGGGTCGCGCGCGGTGGCGGCCGACACTGCGCGCGCGGCCGACACTCTCCGCGCGGCCGCGGCCGCGACGGCGGTCCGGCATCACTACGACGTCGGCAACGACTTCTACCGGCTCTGGCTGGATCCGTCGCTGACCTACTCGTGCGCCATGCCCGCGCACGCGGACGACACTCTGGAGATCGCGCAGGACCGCAAGCTGCGGTACCACCTCGATGCCGTGCGAGCCGACCGTGCCAGGGACGTGCTCGACATCGGCTGCGGCTGGGGCGGGCTGCTGCGGCGGACCTCCGGGCTCGGCGTGCCGCGCAGCGTGGGCCTCACCCTCAGCGAGGAGCAGGCCGCCCACGTACGCGGGCTCGACCTGCCGGGGGTGTCGGTCGAGGTGCGCGACTGGCTGCACTACGAGACCGACAGCCGCTTCGACGGCATCGTCTCGATCGGCGCCTTCGAGCATTTCGCCACTCCCGAGGACTCCAGCGCCGACAAGATCGCGGTCTATCGCCGGTTCTTCGGCCGCTGCCGGGACTGGCTGCACGACGACGGCACATTGTCGGTGCAGACCATCGCCTACGGGAACATGTCCCCGCAGCACGCCAGCGGCTTCATCCAGCGCGAGGTGTTCCCGAACGCCGACCTGCCCACCCTGGCCGAGATCACCGCCGCCGCCGATGGCTTGTTCGAGGTGCGCACGGTGCGCAACGACCGGCTCGACTACGCGTGGACGTGCGAGCAGTGGGCCCGTCGGCTGCGCGCGCGTCGCGACGAGGCCGTAGCGCTGGTCGGCCCGGAGGTCACCGAACGGTACGAGCGCTACCTGAAGCTGTCGGCTCTCGGCTTCCGGATGGGCAAGATCTGCCTGCTGCGGATCGTGCTGCACCCCTACCGCGACGGCTATTTCGTCGGGCGGCGGGACCTGTGA